A section of the Agrobacterium tumefaciens genome encodes:
- a CDS encoding ABC transporter ATP-binding protein: MTSGSIVTVIGANGAGKTTLLNAIMGVVPSRGTILYDGAPVPETIEGRVAAGLCLVPERRELFGSMTVEDNIELGGFLRSRQERDETRDAVYTLFPRLRERRKQLAGTLSGGERQMLALARALMSRPRLLLLDEPSLGLAPLIVAEILRIVADLRQTGVSILLVEQNARAALEIADEAYLVELGEVRRSGPASELAVDPALMASYLGPGEHAIQ; this comes from the coding sequence ATGACATCGGGCAGCATCGTCACGGTCATCGGGGCGAACGGAGCGGGCAAAACCACGCTGCTGAACGCCATCATGGGTGTCGTGCCTTCGCGCGGGACCATTCTTTACGACGGCGCGCCGGTGCCCGAGACAATCGAGGGCCGCGTTGCCGCCGGCCTTTGCCTCGTGCCGGAAAGGCGAGAATTATTCGGCTCGATGACGGTTGAGGACAATATCGAACTTGGCGGTTTCCTGCGTTCCCGTCAGGAGCGCGACGAGACACGCGATGCTGTTTACACACTCTTCCCGCGCCTTCGCGAACGCCGCAAGCAGCTCGCCGGAACACTGTCCGGCGGCGAAAGGCAGATGCTGGCGCTCGCGCGGGCGTTGATGAGCCGGCCGAGACTGCTGCTTCTCGATGAGCCGAGCCTTGGACTTGCACCGCTGATTGTCGCCGAAATCCTGCGTATCGTCGCCGACCTGCGTCAAACCGGTGTCTCCATCCTGTTGGTCGAGCAGAATGCCCGCGCCGCGCTCGAAATTGCCGACGAAGCTTATCTCGTCGAACTTGGTGAAGTGCGCCGCTCAGGCCCAGCTTCCGAACTCGCCGTCGATCCCGCTCTGATGGCGAGTTATCTCGGGCCGGGCGAACACGCCATCCAGTGA
- the purU gene encoding formyltetrahydrofolate deformylase: MNYVLTLRCPNRSGIVAAVSGRIAQHGGDIYEAQQFDDHETGMFFMRVAFSMAGDEAGFRNGLAEEIDRFALDATLRPAGAPRKLLLLVSRFDHCLGDLLYRHRIGELNAEIVGIVGNHPREALNLTLMGGIKYHHLPVTKDNKAEQETRIKDIIEETGTELVVLARYMQILSDNFSEYLSGRCINIHHSFLPGFKGAKPYHQAHERGVKMIGATAHYVTRDLDEGPIICQDVEPVSHADTPDELVRKGRDIERRVLARAVSWHLEDRVLLNKNKTVVFAR; the protein is encoded by the coding sequence ATGAATTACGTCCTGACGCTACGCTGCCCCAACAGAAGCGGAATTGTCGCTGCGGTCTCGGGCCGCATCGCACAGCATGGCGGCGATATTTATGAAGCTCAACAATTCGACGACCATGAAACGGGCATGTTTTTCATGCGTGTCGCCTTCTCCATGGCCGGCGACGAGGCAGGCTTTCGCAATGGACTTGCCGAGGAGATCGATCGCTTCGCTCTCGACGCCACGCTGCGTCCAGCAGGTGCGCCGCGCAAGCTGCTGCTGCTCGTTTCCCGCTTCGACCACTGCCTCGGCGATCTTCTCTATCGCCACCGCATCGGCGAATTGAATGCCGAGATCGTCGGCATCGTCGGCAACCACCCCCGCGAGGCCCTGAACCTCACGCTGATGGGCGGTATAAAGTACCATCACCTGCCGGTGACAAAAGACAACAAGGCCGAACAGGAAACACGCATCAAGGACATCATCGAAGAAACGGGCACCGAACTCGTCGTTCTTGCCCGCTACATGCAGATCCTGTCGGACAACTTCTCCGAATACTTATCCGGGCGCTGCATCAACATTCATCACTCCTTTCTGCCTGGTTTCAAAGGCGCAAAGCCCTATCACCAAGCCCATGAGAGGGGCGTCAAAATGATCGGTGCAACGGCCCATTACGTCACCCGCGATCTCGATGAAGGGCCGATCATCTGCCAGGACGTCGAGCCGGTCAGCCACGCCGATACACCGGATGAGCTGGTCCGCAAGGGACGCGACATCGAGCGACGCGTGTTGGCCCGGGCGGTCTCATGGCACCTTGAGGACCGGGTGCTTCTCAACAAGAACAAGACGGTCGTTTTCGCGCGATAG